In Paroedura picta isolate Pp20150507F chromosome 15, Ppicta_v3.0, whole genome shotgun sequence, the genomic window CCAAGACTGCCTGTCAAGCGCAATCATGCAGCAGAGCAACACAAGGAAGCAGCAGCACGAAGGCTCCCCTGGGACCTGATCTGGGGGAGGCCACGCGCTCCTTCACCCACACCAGGCTGCCCTGAggcgcctcccctcctccctccgggCCCCAAGGTACCTGCTTCCTCAACAGACTTCTGAATGGCCTCAGCCAGTTCGTGGTCTGCCATCTCCTCCGGCCTGACATCCTCCCGGCCAGTCCCGTATGCCAGCCTTGCGCACTCGGGTAGCTCCCCCTCTGGCAGGAAGGTTGTCTGTGAACCAGTGGTGCCAATCACCAAGACGTTCTTTTTGAGGTCAATGGAGCACTGTGGAAGGGACACCAAGGACAGAGGACCTGAGTCATGGGGCACCAGGAAAGCCCAAGACTTCCTGCTCTTGTGGGGCGTGGGCAACCCCAAAATAGCAGCTGTGGGAGGCAGAACCAAACTCCAGGAGGTGGGCCTGACACaatatctccctcccccctcggcAGCCACGCTGAACAGCCGAAGCGGCCTTGTTCTGGGTTCCACTACCAGTCTTGTCTGCatgctcacagggtgcctgctccAGTCACCAGGTGGAGAAGCAGGCAGGCGTCTGTCCCAGCAGTCCTCTCCCCTCAGGCCCCCCTCTGCTTGGCAAAAGGAGCTCCAGGTAAGGGGGAGTGGCACAAAACCCGCATGCCCACCCCTCCTCCTGGCCCTCTTTCCTTGGAAGGGGGGCAGCCAGTGACAAGGCCTGCCTCAGAAATGCGTGGTGGGCTCTGGGGGAAGGAGCAGCAAGGAATCTGGCAGTGCCAGTCATGGAGCCACAGTGAGCAAGGCACCCGCACAGGGACCTCCCCATCGTCTTCTGGGAGTCTGCCCAAAGCCAGTCCATCAACTGCTTCCAACATCTCCTGAGCAAGCACCTGGTGCATGTGCACGCAAACGCACACCTACATCCGAGGGCTGCTACAAACAGCTCTCCCTCAGGTGGACAATGAGGACGAACTGGCCAAAGTTCAAAGACAGAGCTGTTGcacagacctatggttgaggcctaaaattgTCTTGAACGATATCTGGTCTTCTTAATGAACACATTTTAACAACTTTAGATGATGCTCAAACACCCGCTATTTTTAACAGCAGGAATTTTAACATTGAGAATGCACTATATTACCCCCACCCCCGAGAAATGATGGCAACTTTCATAGTTTTTAACTTAAATTAATTGGACTGATTTTAAAGTGAGGGTCGAAAACTCTAATCttctaataaacaaacataaaCATGATATGTATTTATGTTACAGAATGTTATGAGCTGCCCAGCGGAGAGCAGAGAGGAGTGTtcttcccttgagaagagccaCAGGCCTTGGCACAGGAGAGGAATTCTGCCTCACTCGCCATGGCCACTGACTGCTGATGGGGACACAGAACacactgggaggggggactggagaGCGAGCACCATAGCTCCAGACAAGGCTTCCTGAGAGACCAGAACCCCCCCTCCTCTAAATGCTACAACTTCCACCTACTCAAACAAGCCTGTCCTGGCAGCCTGGGTCATGAAAAGGCAACGAGACAGCAACAGGCCGAGCAGGCCAAGGCCTCAGGCACCCGCTGGCCTTGTTGGCGGTGAAGGGGCAGCAGAAGATGTTCTTAAGCCTCACCTGGTGCCTCTTCAGCATATCCAGGCCGAGCAGCATGTCCATGGGTTGCTCCTCCAGGATGGAGAAGGAACACGGCAGGAAATCACCTTCAATCTGCACCTGAGCTGGAGCAGACAGAGAACAGCGGGCCAGTCCGTGACCTCCCGACATGTGCCTGCCCTGGAACCCCTCCCCCGCCTCCTGTGCCCACTTACCTAggtgcactctgccaatgatctTCTGAGTGCCCACGCCTTTAGCGATGCCTGCCCAACGCCGGTCCACCAGTCTCATGATGTTGCACCGTTCAGCGCATGCCTGGCTCATGATAGTcatctgagcccctgccagagacacAGCCGGCATCGTCAAAAAGAGAAAAATCACTCAAGAGGCCAAGCGGAGGGTGGTGTCCTGGTACTCCTTTTTTCACACTAGTTATCAGGGCATAAGCTCTCCCTCCACAAAGACACAGGTGATGATGGCACCTTCCCCCCAAGCTTCTAGCTAGAAAAGCATCCTTTTCCTGTGTAAGGGATGGGCAGGCACATGCAGACACATCACCCTTTGCCCAAGCCGGGCCCCTGGCTAGCCTCCACCTAGGCCTGCAGCAGTGTCCTACGCTCAGAAGCAGCAGGCCTCCCCAATACTGCTCCTTTACGTGACAGAGTCCTTTGCAGGACGGAGAGCCCTGAACCTAGGACCTCCTGTGGGCCAGAAACAGGCGGGCAGGCGGGCCCCTCCACTCCAGGATGGCCTAGGGGCAGGACATTGTCGTTCCCCCCACCCTGTTCCCTTTGTGCTTGAGCCAGAGGGAAAGCCTCACCTGAGTCCACAAAGGCCTTCACGGGGTGGCCGTTAACCTTGCAGTTGATGTAGAGCATCACCACCTGGCCAAAGCTCTCAGGTGCCTCTTCCATGGCGATTGTCATGTTCTCCTCAATGTTCTGCTGCCTGGATGCAAGCCAAGAAAAGGCTCAGTGCTTGTTTCAGGCCCGGCCGGGCAGACTGTCCCGCTCTCAGTATTGGGGGTCTCTACTGAGGTGGGGACATCCCTCGCAGAACAGGAAAGCACATCCGGAGCTGAGAGTCCAAGCTGCGGTGCCAcattgtgaaggctcaaggggggacCAGAGGGCAACTTGGAGCTCAGCATGCTGAAGAGCCCCCTCTGCACAACCCTTCCAAGGGGGAGTCCGTCCCTCCCGCCTGCTGCAGGGAGTGGCCACCCCTCTCCAGACAGGTGGTGTGCTATGCAGACCACCCAGGCCTGGAGTGCAGCTAGGCTCCCTTGACCACAACAGGCACGCCACCAAGAGCTTCCTCCTGACATGGTCACCTGATGTCCTCTTCAATCTTTGCCTGAGCCTCCAGATCAAAAGGGTCAGCTGAGAACAGACGGATCCTCTCCTGCTCCCGGCGTGCTCGATCCTGCTGTTGTTCCACCAGCACCCGGGAGAACTTCTCTGAAGGCACAAAGATACACGCAAGTATGGAGGCAAGGCCTGATTTGGCACAGAAGGGCACCCATCAGGCCCCCACAGCCGTGTCCCAGAGAGAAGAGACTTCAACTCCAACTGTGACAATCCATGCAAAGGCTTCCAAAAATGGTCAGGCAGGAAGGGAGCTATGGCAAACCTGTCACtgccccccaggcagaaaaatgcaaagctatCTCTCAAGCACATCAAACCAAAATAAGGTTGCTTGATGAAGAAAGGGCTGTCCTTTTAGAGGTTTCTGAAAGATGAGGTCCTTCCAAATTTGGCCGTCTTAACTAGTGATGAGTTGAGCCTTCTTaaaaggacccccctcccccgtgcttGCTTCTTTGGACAGGTTCAGAAGACCCCAAAGTTCATAGCATCCCCTTGAAGGATTGCCCTGCCCACTCTTTGTCAGGTGAAGAAGCAAAAAGTCACTCTTTGCCAAAGCACGGTTTCAGGCCAAGCAGAGCACATCCCTGGCTCATGTGACACCTCAGCACGTGACAGGGATGTGGCTCAGCttttgcttggtgtgcagaaggtctctggcttgatccccggcagcatctctaGCTAGAAGGATCAGgttgtaggtgatgggaaagacctttgctgTCCCTCTGAGCAGCCAGTATAGACTCTGGCAGGCCCCCCAGTGACCAAGCTGATAGAAGGCCTCTCTGCTTTCCTGGACCCCTCCCCTGGAGCCCTGCCAGCCACTCACCAAGGTCTCcgctcagcagggcttctgctAAAGGCGGGTTGCGCTCCTTCAGCAGGGAGAGCTCATGCGGGTTGGACAGCAGCATGTCTCGCAAGAGAGCGGGGTTGtccaggccctggggggcagTGGGGAATTCGGGCGGAGACGCACGAGGGGGTGGCGCGGGGGGCGGCTGGGCGGGCGGCTGGGCGGCCTGGGCAGACGTCCCGGGCACCGTGATGCTGCTGAAGTCTATCCGGGGCaagcctggggaggagaaggaggagacggTTGCCAACGCAATGCCAGGACACCCCCTGGAAACTCCCAGATGGGCACACGCTTCACAAGGCCCAGGAAGGAGTCGCCTCCACAACTGGCCCCCCCAGGGAAGCAGCCAGCTCCGGGGGTCTCCGAGGGGAGGGCACCGCTGTTGCAGCCCAGCGCCAGACCACTCGGCTTGCCCAGCTTGgggccccaacccccccccccccccccgcccggcccttCCCCCTCACGGAGCCTCCTATCCGCAGGGACTGGGCCTGCTGGGAGCcctgggagcgggggggggggggagagcggctcaggccgccccccctccctcccccaatcgCTCGAAATGCCTCGGCCGGCCCGGAGGCCGCGGCACGAGGGAGGCGCGCGGGCGACCCTCTCACCGGGGAACGGGGCGGCCGGCGGCCTCTCCGCGTCGCCCACTTGCTGCAGGACCACCACGTCGCCATCTTTCAGGCCGTAGGAAGCCAGGGAGCGCCGGTTGTCGGTCAGCGGCACCTCCGCGAACACGATCTGCAagagacgacgacgacgacgccgccgccgccgcggaccGTGAGCCAGCGACTCCCCGGCGgcccctcccgcccgccctcccgcccGCGGGACCCCcggcggctccctccctcccgccctcccgcccACCCACACCCACCTGGCTCTCGGCGGCGGGGATGCCGGACTCGAGCTCGCAGAGGGCGCGGAAGTTCTGCAGCTCGAAGTCGGCGTCCACCTGCAGCGAGAAGGTCAGCTCGGAGCGGTCCCGCCGCAGGCAGAAGACCGTCAGCAGCATCGcggcccgggagggagggagggaggccggcgggaggcgggcgggagggaggcagccaggcaggcaggcaggaggcaggCCCCGCGCGCGCCgccggaagggagggagggagggagggaacgagAGGCGGGCGGGCGCCCTGCGCGTGCTCGGAGGCCGGCCCCGGCCACGCCCCCTGGCGCCACGCGGGCCCGCCCCGCCTCCCGCGCCGTGACGGGGCCCGCCCTGGATGCCAACTCCCGGAAAGAACCTGAAGGGGGCCATC contains:
- the LOC143824379 gene encoding protein DDI1 homolog 2 isoform X4, with the translated sequence MLLTVFCLRRDRSELTFSLQVDADFELQNFRALCELESGIPAAESQIVFAEVPLTDNRRSLASYGLKDGDVVVLQQVGDAERPPAAPFPGLPRIDFSSITVPGTSAQAAQPPAQPPPAPPPRASPPEFPTAPQGLDNPALLRDMLLSNPHELSLLKERNPPLAEALLSGDLEKFSRVLVEQQQDRARREQERIRLFSADPFDLEAQAKIEEDIRQQNIEENMTIAMEEAPESFGQVVMLYINCKVNGHPVKAFVDSGAQMTIMSQACAERCNIMRLVDRRWAGIAKGVGTQKIIGRVHLAQVQIEGDFLPCSFSILEEQPMDMLLGLDMLKRHQCSIDLKKNVLVIGTTGSQTTFLPEGELPECARLAYGTGREDVRPEEMADHELAEAIQKSVEEAEHQKP
- the LOC143824379 gene encoding protein DDI1 homolog 2 isoform X3; amino-acid sequence: MLLTVFCLRRDRSELTFSLQVDADFELQNFRALCELESGIPAAESQIVFAEVPLTDNRRSLASYGLKDGDVVVLQQVGDAERPPAAPFPGLPRIDFSSITVPGTSAQAAQPPAQPPPAPPPRASPPEFPTAPQGLDNPALLRDMLLSNPHELSLLKERNPPLAEALLSGDLEKFSRVLVEQQQDRARREQERIRLFSADPFDLEAQAKIEEDIRQQNIEENMTIAMEEAPESFGQVVMLYINCKVNGHPVKAFVDSGAQMTIMSQACAERCNIMRLVDRRWAGIAKGVGTQKIIGRVHLAQVQIEGDFLPCSFSILEEQPMDMLLGLDMLKRHQCSIDLKKNVLVIGTTGSQTTFLPEGELPECARLAYGTGREDVRPEEMADHELAEAIQKSVEEAASAGVYRERRVREQEGRASAQNSAQASLGLICRRNLCILA